The genomic region AGTTTCCGCCACGGCCAAGATTAAAGGCGATATACGAGCGGAAAAAATAGCCGTTGAAGAAGGCGCCGTTTTAAACGGCATGGTGGTTATAGCCCCCGCTAAAGAAGAAGAAAAATAATTTACAATCAAATTAAAAAGGAGTTTTCAATGTCTTTTTTGCAAAAGTATAAAAACATCATTATTATAGTTATTGTCATCTCTTTTATCGGAGGTTTGTTTTACGCCGGATATAATTCTTTTTCGGTGGGGCTTTCCAACCATGAAACAATTGCAAAAGTAGGCAATGAAAAAATAAAAGCCAGACAGTATAACAGAATTGTGGAACAACAGGAACGCGAACTCAGGAGATTAGCCACGGAAGATTTTGACGATGACGGCGGCTCTCTTTTAAACTATCTTAAACAGCGTGCTCTTCAGACTTTAATGTTCCAGTCGGCCATGGTACAAAGCGCTGAAAAATACGGTATTCACACACCCGATTTTGAAATAGCTTATATGATTCAAACTGCTCCCGCTTTTACAAACAACGGTTTATTTAGCAAGCAGGCATACGTGTGGACAGTTAGAAACCAGCTTATGATGACGCCTGCGGAATTTGAAAACCAGGAACGCAGAAACATGCAAATGAATAAGATGGCTAATATTATCATGTCTTCATATAAATCCACCCCTGAAGAACTTTTATTTAATTATAAAACCCAATACGGTACTATCAAAGATTACGCTAAGAAAAAAGAGGATTTTATTCCGACCGTGGCCGAAACAAAAAGCCTTGCCGCTCAAGACGCTTTTCTTATTGATTTTAACAGTAAAAATGAAATTAAAAGTTTAATCCAGGAGTAATTGTTTTGCAAAAAGAAATACTTGTAGTAGGCACGCTTGGTTTTGATACAGTTACTAACTGCAGGGGCCGCGTAGATATGGTTTTGGGCGGGTCCGCCTCATATGCTTCGGTTGCGGCAAGTTATTTTGCCAGAACGCATTTAATAAGTATTGTGGGAACCGATTTTAGC from Elusimicrobium minutum Pei191 harbors:
- a CDS encoding SurA N-terminal domain-containing protein; translated protein: MSFLQKYKNIIIIVIVISFIGGLFYAGYNSFSVGLSNHETIAKVGNEKIKARQYNRIVEQQERELRRLATEDFDDDGGSLLNYLKQRALQTLMFQSAMVQSAEKYGIHTPDFEIAYMIQTAPAFTNNGLFSKQAYVWTVRNQLMMTPAEFENQERRNMQMNKMANIIMSSYKSTPEELLFNYKTQYGTIKDYAKKKEDFIPTVAETKSLAAQDAFLIDFNSKNEIKSLIQE